In Virgibacillus sp. NKC19-16, a single genomic region encodes these proteins:
- a CDS encoding MaoC/PaaZ C-terminal domain-containing protein gives MSMNYAITNLYNGQTARLQRTFTEDDVKASSELTKDYSPVYNQNKNVWREYYSQPIVPGLLTEGLITQVISERLPGVPCILVQKDLVFYSPVHVGDVITAELVIMDINVERNWVTQKVTCYDPQGNEVIKGQVVVFVLPDHDE, from the coding sequence ATGAGCATGAATTATGCGATAACAAATTTATACAATGGTCAAACAGCAAGGTTACAGCGCACTTTTACAGAAGATGATGTAAAAGCGAGCAGTGAACTAACAAAAGATTACAGTCCGGTATATAACCAAAATAAAAATGTCTGGAGAGAGTACTATAGTCAACCAATTGTACCTGGTTTACTGACAGAAGGGTTGATTACACAGGTGATTAGCGAAAGGCTTCCTGGGGTTCCATGCATACTAGTACAAAAAGATTTGGTTTTTTATTCTCCGGTTCATGTAGGAGATGTTATAACAGCGGAATTGGTAATCATGGATATTAATGTAGAGCGAAATTGGGTTACACAAAAAGTTACCTGCTATGATCCACAAGGCAACGAAGTGATTAAAGGGCAAGTAGTCGTTTTCGTTTTACCCGATCATGATGAATAG
- a CDS encoding MBL fold metallo-hydrolase has translation MAEGEDGWKVIDAGLHNTSTVKRWEQELAGKKVTDILVTHYHPDHFGYVGGLQELTGARVSMTKVDADAGIRQWQENSINKLQDNYAVSGIPNAIAAKMTNNTSDFIPLVTPYPNVNHYFQEGEMIPIGKYEYEVIFTPGHADGMVNFYNKETNTLLSTDHILPKITPNISYWFHGEPNPLANYLDSLEKVRRLDADFVIPSHGKPFYGANERIDEVKSHHDDRLVQTLESISGGATVHEACEKLFKKELTVHETRFAIGETLAHLEYLRYEGECRRERRDGVYWYYV, from the coding sequence ATGGCTGAAGGGGAAGACGGATGGAAAGTCATTGATGCAGGACTTCATAATACTTCAACTGTAAAAAGATGGGAGCAGGAACTGGCAGGAAAAAAGGTGACCGATATTTTAGTCACGCATTACCATCCGGATCATTTCGGTTATGTTGGCGGGTTGCAGGAATTAACGGGTGCTCGTGTGTCTATGACCAAGGTGGACGCAGATGCTGGGATAAGACAATGGCAGGAGAATTCTATTAATAAATTACAGGATAACTATGCGGTATCGGGGATCCCAAATGCGATTGCAGCGAAAATGACAAACAACACAAGTGACTTCATTCCACTTGTCACACCATATCCCAACGTAAATCATTATTTTCAGGAAGGTGAAATGATCCCTATCGGCAAGTACGAATATGAGGTGATTTTCACGCCGGGTCACGCAGATGGCATGGTGAATTTTTATAATAAAGAAACAAACACGCTGCTCTCAACCGATCATATTTTGCCAAAAATTACGCCGAATATTTCGTATTGGTTCCATGGTGAGCCAAATCCACTCGCGAATTACTTAGATTCACTGGAAAAAGTAAGGAGGCTAGATGCCGATTTTGTTATTCCTTCTCATGGAAAGCCGTTTTACGGGGCGAATGAGCGAATTGATGAGGTAAAATCGCATCACGACGACAGACTTGTGCAAACATTAGAGTCTATTAGCGGTGGTGCGACGGTGCATGAGGCTTGTGAAAAGCTTTTTAAAAAGGAACTTACTGTTCATGAGACACGGTTTGCGATTGGTGAGACGCTGGCGCATTTGGAGTATTTGAGGTATGAGGGGGAGTGCAGGCGAGAGAGAAGGGATGGGGTGTATTGGTATTATGTTTGA
- a CDS encoding MBL fold metallo-hydrolase, with amino-acid sequence MIDIFEREDVICVEGKVERKESPGSPIYTFLTDGMLIDTGPKHLEAELIPFYKEHSIDLVTLTHSHEDHTGTASYFQENGNIPIYIHPLGIDTCRESCPYPKYRQTAWGVRDPIEPRPIGDTIGSRNTEWKVIETPGHAADHISLLDEETGRLFSGDLFVSPKPKVIMDSESIPVTMNSIRKLLSYDFGSMFCCHAGYIQDGKAMLKKKLDNLENLSGEVKQLYKEGLSVDEITQRFFPKKYSIIKVSDGEWDSKHIVSSILSDEGA; translated from the coding sequence ATGATAGATATTTTTGAAAGAGAAGACGTTATTTGCGTAGAAGGAAAAGTCGAGCGGAAAGAATCTCCGGGATCTCCTATTTACACATTTTTGACAGATGGCATGTTAATTGATACCGGCCCTAAACACCTTGAAGCTGAATTAATTCCTTTTTATAAAGAACATTCCATTGATTTAGTCACATTGACACATAGCCATGAGGACCACACAGGGACAGCATCGTACTTCCAGGAAAATGGAAATATACCTATTTATATTCATCCGTTGGGGATCGATACATGTCGCGAGTCTTGTCCCTATCCCAAATACCGGCAAACCGCTTGGGGAGTGCGCGATCCCATTGAGCCCCGGCCGATTGGGGATACAATTGGGTCACGGAATACGGAATGGAAAGTGATTGAGACACCAGGTCATGCAGCGGATCATATTTCACTCCTCGATGAAGAAACGGGAAGGTTATTTTCAGGGGATTTGTTTGTCAGCCCGAAGCCAAAGGTGATTATGGATAGTGAATCGATTCCCGTTACCATGAACTCCATTCGGAAATTGCTGTCCTATGATTTCGGGTCAATGTTTTGCTGCCATGCTGGATACATACAGGACGGGAAAGCGATGCTGAAGAAAAAATTGGATAACCTTGAAAATCTTTCGGGAGAAGTGAAACAGCTGTATAAAGAGGGATTATCCGTTGATGAAATCACTCAAAGGTTTTTCCCGAAAAAATACTCTATCATTAAGGTTTCTGATGGTGAATGGGATTCTAAGCATATTGTGTCTTCTATTTTATCAGACGAAGGGGCGTAA